The following proteins come from a genomic window of Haloarcula salinisoli:
- a CDS encoding amidohydrolase family protein yields DERNRLYERGTVVVDDGRITEVRKSIDGDASIAAEEVIDGDGKLVMPGLVNAHTHLEFTPLIGAFSDLGLLEMMGSMTAIFGRLADDEFDYLVEAGYELAALNFALGGVTTVNSMDVQPGAGAEAFGQAGLRGLFGPVITDLFWDEPIDEQFDRARQFIEEYHDTYGGRIQATICPHDDWSCTRELWERTESLASEYPDLLVHTHLLELEESNTMARANGAADSLDLLDDVGLLDDRLLAAHFRLADEDDIERTAASEASVAHCPSVFAYWNPDAEMQWTPVPELRSAGVDVGLGIDDHYWHDSYSLFGEARQARLAANLKRTAGQYTSMELVRMLTVEGARALGIGDEIGSLEAGKRADLILLDIEKPKFTPLTNIPAHIVNNAAPADVETVIVDGDVVMRDRNPVTMNVDEVRRQAEQAVDRFADETGWEMDIGGAEPPGTLDTVRDLPKRGPTRLLSRLALQSVRDTFEW; encoded by the coding sequence TCGACGAACGCAACCGGCTCTACGAGCGTGGGACGGTCGTCGTCGACGACGGACGTATCACAGAGGTTCGGAAGTCCATCGACGGCGACGCAAGCATTGCGGCCGAGGAGGTAATCGACGGCGATGGAAAGCTCGTGATGCCGGGGCTCGTGAACGCCCACACACATCTCGAATTCACCCCGCTGATAGGTGCGTTCAGCGACCTCGGGTTGCTGGAGATGATGGGCAGCATGACTGCTATCTTCGGTCGTCTCGCCGATGACGAGTTCGACTATCTGGTGGAGGCTGGATACGAACTGGCCGCACTAAACTTCGCGCTTGGCGGCGTTACGACGGTCAACTCGATGGATGTCCAGCCCGGCGCAGGTGCAGAGGCGTTCGGCCAAGCAGGCCTGCGTGGCTTGTTCGGTCCGGTGATTACGGACCTCTTCTGGGATGAACCGATCGATGAACAGTTCGACCGCGCTCGCCAGTTCATCGAAGAGTATCACGATACCTACGGCGGGCGTATTCAGGCAACGATTTGCCCACACGACGACTGGTCATGTACACGTGAGCTATGGGAACGAACAGAGAGCCTCGCTTCAGAATACCCCGACTTGCTCGTGCATACGCATCTCCTGGAACTCGAAGAGAGTAACACGATGGCACGAGCCAACGGCGCCGCCGACTCGCTCGACCTGCTCGACGATGTCGGCCTCCTCGACGACCGCCTCCTTGCTGCGCATTTCCGTCTCGCCGACGAGGACGATATCGAGCGAACTGCAGCCTCGGAAGCGTCCGTCGCGCACTGTCCCTCTGTCTTCGCCTACTGGAACCCCGACGCTGAGATGCAGTGGACGCCGGTACCCGAGTTACGGTCGGCGGGCGTCGATGTCGGGCTGGGAATCGACGACCACTACTGGCACGATTCGTACAGCCTGTTCGGCGAAGCCCGACAGGCCCGCCTCGCTGCCAATCTCAAGCGGACGGCCGGACAGTACACCTCGATGGAGCTCGTCCGAATGCTCACCGTCGAGGGAGCACGGGCCTTGGGGATAGGCGACGAAATCGGGAGTCTCGAAGCCGGCAAACGTGCCGACTTGATCCTCCTGGATATAGAGAAGCCGAAGTTCACGCCCTTGACCAACATCCCCGCTCACATCGTAAACAACGCTGCTCCAGCCGACGTAGAGACGGTCATCGTTGACGGCGACGTGGTCATGCGAGACAGAAACCCGGTAACGATGAACGTCGACGAGGTGCGACGGCAGGCGGAGCAGGCTGTCGACCGCTTCGCAGACGAGACTGGATGGGAAATGGATATCGGCGGTGCTGAACCGCCGGGGACGCTTGATACTGTTCGAGACCTCCCGAAGCGAGGACCGACACGGCTGTTGTCGCGGCTCGCGCTTCAGTCAGTACGC